The Acutalibacter muris genomic sequence CGTACTAGGAAAAAAGAGGTGACTGAAATGCCCGAAAAACTCAATACCAAAACCATCGCCCAAAACAAAAAAGCCCACCACGACTACTTCGTAGAGGAGAGCCTTGAGGCGGGCATAGAGCTGGTGGGCACAGAGGTCAAGTCCCTGCGCCAGGGCCGGGCCAACTTAAAGGATTCCTGGTGCTCGGTGGTGGAGGGGGAAATGCTCCTTAACGGCTGCCACATCAGCGCCTATGAACACGGCAACATCTTCAACCGGGACCCTATGAGGGTGCGAAGGCTCCTTCTGCACAAGCGGGAGATAAACCGGCTGTACGGCCTTGTGAAGCAGCAGGGCTACTCCCTTATCCCCCTGTCCCTCTACTTTAAGGGCAGCAGAGTCAAGGTGCAGGTGGGGCTCTGCAGGGGCAAGAAGCTCTATGATAAGCGGGCCGACATGGCAAAGCGGGACGCCCAGCGGGACATGGAGCGGGCCCTGAAGGAGCGAAACCGATAGTATTATTATTTTCTTTAAGGCACGATAAAAAATCGTGCCTTTTGTTATTGCATTTAACACTCTAAAGGTGTATAGTTAATTTAGTGTATAAACGCAAAGCCCGCCCGGGAGTCAGCTTACTCCCGGGCGGGCTTCATATTTCAAATACTTAGAGCTGGTCCGATATGGCGCATATCTCGTCTATCATGCCGCCAATGGTCTCTATGGTATCCAGCAGCGGCCCATCGGTGGAGATATCCACCCCGGCCATCTTCGCCAGTTCCAGGGGCGTGCCGGTGCCGCCGGCCCTGAGGACCCGTTTCCAGTCCTCTACGGCGGGCTGCCCCTCGGTCTGTATGCGCTTGCAGGCGGCGGTGGCCACGGTCAGGCCCGCGGAGTAGGTATAGGAGTAGAGCCCCATATAGTAGTGGGGCTGGCGCATCCAGGTGAGCTCCGCGCCCTCTGTCAGCTCCACCGCATCCCCCCAGAACTTTTGGAGGGTGTCCTTCATAATGGCGCTTAAGGTCTCGGCCTGCACGCTGCCCCCCGCGTCCACTATCCTGTAGACCTCCCGCTGATAGGCGGCCTCCAGCAGGTGGGTGACGAAGTTGTGGTAGTAGGTGTTGCCCACCATATTGCTCAGCACCCAGCGCCTGAAGCGCTTGTCCTCGCTGGTGCTCAAGAGGTAGTGGGCCATAATGAGCTCGTTCATGGTGGAGGGGGCCTCCACAAAGTAGGTGGACACGTTGGTGTCGAAGATGGACTGGGCGGCGTTGCAGGCCTTGAAGTGCCCGGCGTGGCCCAGCTCGTGGGCCAGGGTGAACACGTCTGACATACCGCCGTGCCAGCTGAAGAGGATAAAGGAGTGCCCGCCATAGGGGCTGGCGCAGAAGCCGCCGGTGGATTTGCCCTGGTTTTGGGCAAAGTCCACCCAGCGCTCAGAGTAAGCGTCCCGGACCATCTGCACATAGTCCTCTCCCAGTATGGAGAGCCCCTTCTCAATGTAGTTTTTAGAGTCCTCTATGGTGAGCTTCGGGGAGAACGAAGGGTCCACCGGGAGCTTTAAGTCCGCGTAGGTCATCTTATCCAGACCGTGGACCTTCTGTATCAGCCGGGCGTACCGGCGCATATGCGGGGCCAGCTTCCCCATTATCAAATCTATCTGCCGGTCGTACATCTCCCTGGTCACGTGCTGGTCAAAGAGGAGATAGTCGAACACCGAGCCGAAGCCCCTGAGTGCGGCCATGGTCTTCTCCTTCTGGACCTGGCTCTGGTAGGCGGCGGCGGTGACGTTCTGATACTCCCGGAGCTTATCCGAAAAGCGGCGGAAGGCCTCCCGCCTAACCTCTGTGCAGGGGTCGTACTCGTACTTATCCTCGAACAGGGAGTAGCCCAGGGGGTGCTCCTCCCCCGCCGCGTTAAAGGTGGGGAAACGCATATCCGCAAGCTTCGCCATATTGTAAACGTTATAGGGGGTCCCCAGAGCGGGCGAAAGGGCCGCCAGCACCTTCTCGGTCTGGGGCTCCAGCTGGTGGGGCTTCCACCACAGCAGCTCCTTTAAGTAGCCGGTATTGGGCCCGCCCACGGCTATAGCCGCCTCCAGCACGCTGTCCGGCTGGGCGGTGATCTCGCTGTCTATAAAGCTCAGGCGGCTTGCAAGCTGGGCGCAGAGCCGGGACATGGCCCCGTCCTCCTCCTGGAGCTCCGGGTCGTTATAATCCACCGAAGCGGCCAGGTTCTTGTAGTTCGCCGCGAACCACAGGGTCTGCTGCCACTCCCGGTAGAGGTCCAGGCACCCGAGGAGGTTCTCCGGGGTGGTGAGCTTTCCCTTATACTCCCCCTCTATCTTATCAGTCAGGGCCTTCACCTTGTCAATATCCGACTGAAAATCGGCTTCGGTCTTATACAGTGCCGTAAGGTCCCAGGTGAGCTCCTGGGGCACGTCCTTGCGGGTCATAAGTTCCATTATACCTTCTCCTTTACAATACTATTAAGCAGCCCCCGGCAGCCCTCTGAAACGTCCCGCCAGGCGGCCTCAAAATCCCGGGTAAACCATGGGTCGGCCACGTCTCCCGGCCTGTCCGTATAGTCCAGCAGCAGCCGGAGCTTACCCTCCGGGTCGCCGCCAAAAAGCCGCTCCATGGCCCGCAGATTGCTCCGCTCCATACCTATTATCAGGTCATGCTCCCCATAGTCGCTTTTGCTAAGCTGCCGGGCGGTTTTGCCCGCCGGGTCTATGCCGTGCTCCATGAGCTTGCGCCTTGCGGGCGGGTATACCGGGTTGCCCAGCTCCTCGCCGCTGGTGCCGGCCGAAGCTATGGTGAGCTCAAGCCCCGCCTTTGCGGCCAGGTCCTTCATCACGAACTCGGCCATAGGGCTGCGGCATATGTTTCCAAGGCACACAAAGAGTATTCTCATAGCCTTTGCACCAGCCACTCCACCGAGCGTTTAAGGCACTCCAGCATAGGCCCCGCCCCATAGTGCTCTATGGTATACGCGCCCCTGTATCCCCCGGCCCTTATCCTGTCCAGCAGCTCTCTCATAGGTATCACCCCCGCCCCCACGGGGCTGGGGTTCATGGGCCCGCCGCTTGTGGTCCTGCGCTGCTCCGTGCCAAAATCCGTGCCCAATGCCCGGTCCTTTAGGTGCACGTGGCCTATGCGCCCCCGGAGCCTTTCATAGGCCTCGAGAGCGTCCTCCCCGGCAAAGTAGAAGTTGCCCGTGTCAAAGCAGGCGGAAAGCCCCGGCACAGCGTCCATAAACCGCAGCATACCCCGGCTTGTGGCGATAGGGGAGCTCTCGTTGTCGAAGTCCTCCATGGTAAGGGCAAGGCCCTCTCTGTCCGCCAGCTCTGAGAGCCGCTTTGTGCGCTCTATCCTCCGGCGGGTGCACTCCTCCGGGTCCTCGCCCTCGGGGATAAAGCCGGGAATCACCAGCAGGGTTTTCGCGCCGATAGCTTTCGCGTCCTCAAATATCCCCTTCGCCCTGTTCTCAACCTCCCCGTCGCTCTCAAAGCTGAAGAAGGCGGGCATAGTAGTCACCCCCAGCCCCGCGCTGGCAAGCTCATGGGAGAGCTCCTCAGCCCGGCCCGCTGTGTTGAAGCAGGAGACCTCCAGCGCGGCAACGCCCAGCTTTTTGGCCTCCTGTAAAGCTTCGCCTACAGAGCAGCCCTCCTGCTTGGAGATATCCAGTATATGGTCGTAAAAGGTAGCTATGACAGGCTGTTGCATATGGGGCACTCCTTATGTTATGATAATATCAGGGATTATTGATCTCGAGAGATCACTGATCTCTTCCGCAGCACTTCTTGTACTTCTTCCCGCTGCCGCAGGGGCAGGGGTCGTTGCGGCCTATCTTCGGGCCCTTCACCACTGTCTTTGACTGCTTCTGCTCCCGATAGAGCTCACGGCGGCGCTCCTGTGTCAGAAGGGGCTCCCACTCCGGCAGGTTATACAGCCACTCGGCCTTGGCCTCCACCATGTTCTTATACAGCAGCTCCTTGTCATAGGCCAGGCTCACCTCAGAGTCGGCCTCTATGCTCTCCAGATCGTTCGGGGTTTTCAGGCTGTCGTTTATGCCGTCCAGAAAGCCGGTCATTGTCACAAGGTCCACCCCGAACTTCTTTGCGTAGGACTGCACGGTGCTCTTTCTGGGCTTGCTCTGGAGGATCGCCTTATAGAACTCGGTCTCCTGTTTGAAATACTCCTGCCAGAATTTCGCGCCCTTTTTCTCCTGCTGCTCCTGGGCATAGGTGCGCCACTGCTCCAATAGTGCCACTTTTGACTCCTCCTCAAAAATTTGTATGTTATAATATTAGCACAGCAAGCCTGGGCTTGTCAACAAACCAAAGTAAAGTTAGGGGGTTCAATTATGCCGAAAATATCCCCGCCGGGACATATACTGGAAATCATCTCCCGGCTGGAGTCCCGGGGCTTTGAGACCTGGTGCGCGGGGGGCTGCGTCCGGGACGCGCTGCTCCTGCGGGAACCCTCGGACTGGGACATAGCCACCGCCGCCCTGCCCCAGGAGACCGCCGCCTGCTTTCCCGGGCTCAGGGTCCTTGAGACCGGCGCGGCCCACGGCACCGTTACCCTTATCACCCCCAAAGGCCCGGTGGAGGTGACCACCCTCCGGGTGGACGGGGAGTATACCGGCCACCGCCGCCCTATAGGGGTCAGCTTTTCCCGGAACATAAAAGAGGACCTCGCCCGCCGGGACTTCACGGTGAACGCCCTGGCGTACCACCCGGAGCGGGGCCTTCTGGACCCCTTCGGCGGACAGGAGGACCTTCACAGGGGGCTGCTGCGCTGTGTGGGGGACCCTATGCGCCGCTTTGACGAGGACGCCCTGCGCATACTGCGGGCCGCGCGCTTCTCGGCGGCGCTGGGGTTTGAGATAGAGAAGGGCACGCTCTCGGCGGCGCTGGACAGCCTGGGCCTTATAAAGAGCCTGTCCGGCGAGCGGGTACGGCAGGAGCTCACAAAGCTCCTCTGCGCCCCGGGGGCGGGGACCGCGCTGAAAAGGTACCCCCGGATAATCCTCGCCGCCCTGCCGGAGCTCTCCTCTCTCCCCTCTCCCCAGGAGGTTCCGCCGGAACTCGTACCCCGCTGGGCGGCGCTTTTGCGGGACTGCGCCCCGGACAGCGCCCGGGGGCTTCTTCGCCGCCTGCGCTTTCCAAACCGGGAGATATCGGAGATAACCCGGCTCATAAGGCAGCTGCCCCTCACCCCCCAGGGTCTGAGCCTTTGGAAACGGCTGGAGACCGCCGGGCTCACCTTAAAGGACCTGGCCGTCTCCGGCGGGGACCTGATATCTCTTGGGTACAGCCCGGGCCCGGGGCTGGGGGCGGCCCTTGAGGGGCTCCTGCGGGGGGTGCTCTCCGGGGAGCTTCAAAACAGCCGGGAAGCGCTCCTCTCCCATGCCGCAAAAAATATGTAGGGCCCAAGGTGCCCGGGCCCTATGTTTACCCTTCTTTTGCTTTAGCTGAATTGGGGGGGCTCCCCGCCCCGGGGAGCCCCGCTGCCCCTGGGGTCCTGGCCCCCAAGACCGAAGCTGATGGACAAGGCCTGGTTCACCCGGTCCATGGAGCTCTGGTCCAGCCTGCCCATCTTCTCCCGAAGGCGGTGCTTGTCAAGGGTTCGCACCTGCTCCAAAAGCACCACCGAGTCCTTTATCAGCCCGCTGCCCTGGGCGTCCACCTCGATGTGGGTGGGCAGGCTGGCTTTGTCCCTCTGGCTGGTGATAGCGGCGGCGATAACCGTGGGGCTGAACCGGTTGCCCACGTCGTTCTGTATGATAAGCACCGGCCGCACGCCCCCCTGCTCCGAGCCCACCACCGGGCTCAGGTCGGCGTAATAGATGTCTCCTCTGTGTACGTTCACGGCTTTTCACTCTCCAAAAAGATTTTGTCACAGGTATTCTTGCCAAAGCGGAAAGCTTTTAATCACGGGGACAAAAACTTCCGTTCCATTCTATGCGGGAGA encodes the following:
- the pepF gene encoding oligoendopeptidase F; translated protein: MELMTRKDVPQELTWDLTALYKTEADFQSDIDKVKALTDKIEGEYKGKLTTPENLLGCLDLYREWQQTLWFAANYKNLAASVDYNDPELQEEDGAMSRLCAQLASRLSFIDSEITAQPDSVLEAAIAVGGPNTGYLKELLWWKPHQLEPQTEKVLAALSPALGTPYNVYNMAKLADMRFPTFNAAGEEHPLGYSLFEDKYEYDPCTEVRREAFRRFSDKLREYQNVTAAAYQSQVQKEKTMAALRGFGSVFDYLLFDQHVTREMYDRQIDLIMGKLAPHMRRYARLIQKVHGLDKMTYADLKLPVDPSFSPKLTIEDSKNYIEKGLSILGEDYVQMVRDAYSERWVDFAQNQGKSTGGFCASPYGGHSFILFSWHGGMSDVFTLAHELGHAGHFKACNAAQSIFDTNVSTYFVEAPSTMNELIMAHYLLSTSEDKRFRRWVLSNMVGNTYYHNFVTHLLEAAYQREVYRIVDAGGSVQAETLSAIMKDTLQKFWGDAVELTEGAELTWMRQPHYYMGLYSYTYSAGLTVATAACKRIQTEGQPAVEDWKRVLRAGGTGTPLELAKMAGVDISTDGPLLDTIETIGGMIDEICAISDQL
- a CDS encoding low molecular weight protein-tyrosine-phosphatase, translating into MRILFVCLGNICRSPMAEFVMKDLAAKAGLELTIASAGTSGEELGNPVYPPARRKLMEHGIDPAGKTARQLSKSDYGEHDLIIGMERSNLRAMERLFGGDPEGKLRLLLDYTDRPGDVADPWFTRDFEAAWRDVSEGCRGLLNSIVKEKV
- the smpB gene encoding SsrA-binding protein SmpB, with amino-acid sequence MPEKLNTKTIAQNKKAHHDYFVEESLEAGIELVGTEVKSLRQGRANLKDSWCSVVEGEMLLNGCHISAYEHGNIFNRDPMRVRRLLLHKREINRLYGLVKQQGYSLIPLSLYFKGSRVKVQVGLCRGKKLYDKRADMAKRDAQRDMERALKERNR
- a CDS encoding SEC-C metal-binding domain-containing protein; the encoded protein is MALLEQWRTYAQEQQEKKGAKFWQEYFKQETEFYKAILQSKPRKSTVQSYAKKFGVDLVTMTGFLDGINDSLKTPNDLESIEADSEVSLAYDKELLYKNMVEAKAEWLYNLPEWEPLLTQERRRELYREQKQSKTVVKGPKIGRNDPCPCGSGKKYKKCCGRDQ
- a CDS encoding CCA tRNA nucleotidyltransferase is translated as MPKISPPGHILEIISRLESRGFETWCAGGCVRDALLLREPSDWDIATAALPQETAACFPGLRVLETGAAHGTVTLITPKGPVEVTTLRVDGEYTGHRRPIGVSFSRNIKEDLARRDFTVNALAYHPERGLLDPFGGQEDLHRGLLRCVGDPMRRFDEDALRILRAARFSAALGFEIEKGTLSAALDSLGLIKSLSGERVRQELTKLLCAPGAGTALKRYPRIILAALPELSSLPSPQEVPPELVPRWAALLRDCAPDSARGLLRRLRFPNREISEITRLIRQLPLTPQGLSLWKRLETAGLTLKDLAVSGGDLISLGYSPGPGLGAALEGLLRGVLSGELQNSREALLSHAAKNM
- a CDS encoding sugar phosphate isomerase/epimerase family protein, which encodes MQQPVIATFYDHILDISKQEGCSVGEALQEAKKLGVAALEVSCFNTAGRAEELSHELASAGLGVTTMPAFFSFESDGEVENRAKGIFEDAKAIGAKTLLVIPGFIPEGEDPEECTRRRIERTKRLSELADREGLALTMEDFDNESSPIATSRGMLRFMDAVPGLSACFDTGNFYFAGEDALEAYERLRGRIGHVHLKDRALGTDFGTEQRRTTSGGPMNPSPVGAGVIPMRELLDRIRAGGYRGAYTIEHYGAGPMLECLKRSVEWLVQRL
- a CDS encoding type II toxin-antitoxin system PemK/MazF family toxin, which codes for MNVHRGDIYYADLSPVVGSEQGGVRPVLIIQNDVGNRFSPTVIAAAITSQRDKASLPTHIEVDAQGSGLIKDSVVLLEQVRTLDKHRLREKMGRLDQSSMDRVNQALSISFGLGGQDPRGSGAPRGGEPPQFS